Genomic segment of Aliarcobacter trophiarum LMG 25534:
GAAGAGATTTTTTAACTATGAGAATGAACAATACAAATAGAGCTATATTTTTTGGAACAACCACTGGACTTCTAGTAGCTTTAGTAATTATTACAATCTTTTTAAGCTCTTTTTTGGAGTTTTCTCATACCTCTTTTATTGCTATTTTATTTATCTTATCTATGAGTTCTTTAGTAATTTCTTTAATTTTATTCTTAAGAGAGCTTTTTTATACTACAAAATTTATAAACAATAAAGAGAGCTATATTCCATAATATAGCTCTTCTTTTCTATTTTCCTTCAAACGTTTTTTGGTTTACTTGATCCAAAATCTCTTTTGAAATCTCTAAAGTTTTTTGTGCAATATCATTTGCAATATTAGCATTTTGAGCATTTTTTTGAGTTATTTGGTCAAGACTATTAACTGCACTATTTATCTGTACCATTCCACTATTTTGCTCTTTTGAAGCAGTTGTTACATTTTGTATTAAATCTATAGTTGTTGAGATATTTTCATTTAATTCTGCATAACCCTCTATCATCTCTGTAGCTATCTGTTTACCATCTTTTGCTTTATCTTGAGCATTCTCAACTAACTCTTGAATTCTTTTTGCAGCTTCAGCACTTCTATTTGCAAGATTTCTAACTTCACCAGCAACAACAGCAAATCCTTTTCCAGCTTCACCAGCTGTTGCAGCTTCAACTGCTGCATTTAAACTTAGGATATTTGTTTGGAAAGCAATTTGATCAATTACAGTAATAGCTTCACTAATTGCCAATGCTTCACTATTTATATCATCCATAGATTTTACAGTTTTATTTGCTAAATCTTGACCTATAGCAATAGATGTTTTAACTCTTTGTCCATAATCAGACATTTTTGCAGTTGTTTGTGTATTATTTGTAATATTTGAAGTAATCTCTTCTAAAGAAGCTGCTGTCTCTTCCAAAGAAGCTGCTTGTGTATTTGCTGAGTTAGAAATATGTTTCATATTTTGACTAAGAATATTTGCATTATCTTGTAAAGTTAATCCTATTTTCTTATTATCTAATAAAGTTTTTGTTATAACATCTCTTAAAATATTTATATCATTCTCTAGCTCTTTTATAATACCTTCCAACTCGTTATCTTTTAATTTTGGTCTAAAATCTAATTTTGAGTAAGATGTAAGTACATTTAAAATATTAGAAATATTTGAGTTTAAAGTATTTAACATCTCATTTATAATATTTTTTAAATCATTTAGTGCTGGATTATTTGAACTAGCCTCTATCTCTTGATTTAAATACCCTTTATTTATACTATTTGCAACTCTAATTGTATCAGCTATCAACGCTCTATCTTTTTGTATATTTGCTTTTGTATTTTCTATATTTTTATTAATAATTCTAGCCATATTTCCTAGCTCATCTTTTGAATTTACATCAATAAGCTTAATATCCTCTTTTTCAAAATTAATAAATGCAAAAAACTCTTCAACTCCAGCTCTTACACTTCCAACATCAATCAAAATTGTAAATGCTATAGTTCTTGCAAGTATCATAGTAATAGCAACCCCAAAAACACTTAAAAGTGAAAATATTAAAAGATGAAAATTTGCTTCACTTTTTTCACTCTCTATTTGATTTAAAAGGCTATTTGCTACAAAATCTTCAACCTCTTTTAAAAGTTCTATTTTATCTGTAATTGTAGAAAACCAATAGTTTGGATCTATTCCAAACTTCTCATCTATATTTGAAAAAAGAGCTACAGTTCTCATTCTTTCAACTTCATCTATTGCTTTTCCAACCACAGTTTTACTATAAAAATCTTTTATATTTTGTGAAGCTATTTTTGAGAAAATATCCAAATATGCGATTTGTTCAGCTACTAAATTATAAAATTTAGCCTTTAACTCAGGTGTAAATTTATCTTGTGCAAAAGTATTTGTACCAACTGCTCTTTCAATTCCAGTTCTCTCTTTTGAGAGTAAGAAATTCATATAACTTGCTAACTCTTTTGTAATATTTGAACTATTTGATTGTTTTACTATATTTCCTAAAATATTTAATAACAAGGTATTTGTATCTGTATAATATGCTATTGCTTTTGGTGCTGGAATATCAAAAGCATTTACCTTTGCTCTAATCTCTTCTAAATCTTTTAGTTTTGTTAAACCATCATCTAGATTTTTTATAAAATCTGCACTATATAAATTTTTATCAAAATCTTTAAGATAAATATTTAAGTTTGCTAATTGTTTATTTACTTCATCTCTTTGTTTTGGTAATTCATCTTTAAACTTTGCGCCACGGCTTCCAATAAACCCAGCAGTCATACCTCTCTCTTTTTGAGTTTCATGAACTAAAGCTCCAACCTTTGTAGATAAAACAACAACTTTATCTAGTTTTTTAAGGTTTTCCAAACTGGCATATGAATCAAAAGCTAGTTTAGCAGCTAAAAGAATTACTATTAAAAGTGGTATTAGCATTATTAAAATCAGTTTTTGTTTTATTGATAGTGAAGATATCATAAATTTATCCTATTTTTTGAATTTAGGAGCAATTCTATCCAAAATAGATTTTTTTTCAAAGGCTATTTGTGTATAATTGTAATTAATTTAATTTAATTATAAGAAAAAATGATATGAAAATAGATTTAGAATTTTTAAGCCTAATCGAATATAACGGCACTTTAAACCAAAAACAGTTTGATATTTTAGGTATAAAAAAAGATGATGAAAATAATTGGAAAAATCTAGCAGTTTTACAAGATATTACAAAGAATAATAAAAACCTTCTAATGCTTTTAAAAGGTATAAAAGATTTGGGCTCTCAAGAGCAAGTAATAAAAAATTACCATATGGTTTTACAATACAACAATATAGAAGCAAAAGTATATAAAAGTGTTGAGAGTAAAAAAACAAATAGTGATATTTTGCAAATTTTTTGTGATGGAGCTAGTAAGGGAAATCCTGGAAATAGTGGAAGTGGTGTTGTTATTTTTTATAAAAATCAAAACCCTACTTTGCTCTATGGAGATTTTAAGGAAGAAGCTACAAATAATATAGCAGAGCTAACTGCTCTTTTAAAAGCCCTAAAAATTGCATCTTTGAATATAACAGAAAATAAAATTACTATATATGCAGACTCAAAATATGCAATAGATTGTATAAGCACTTGGGCATATTCGTGGAAAAGAAATGGTTGGAGTAAAAAAGGTGGTGAGATAAAAAACCTAGATATTATTATCGAAGCTCATGAACTTTATCTAAAGATAAAAGATAGT
This window contains:
- a CDS encoding methyl-accepting chemotaxis protein, which codes for MISSLSIKQKLILIMLIPLLIVILLAAKLAFDSYASLENLKKLDKVVVLSTKVGALVHETQKERGMTAGFIGSRGAKFKDELPKQRDEVNKQLANLNIYLKDFDKNLYSADFIKNLDDGLTKLKDLEEIRAKVNAFDIPAPKAIAYYTDTNTLLLNILGNIVKQSNSSNITKELASYMNFLLSKERTGIERAVGTNTFAQDKFTPELKAKFYNLVAEQIAYLDIFSKIASQNIKDFYSKTVVGKAIDEVERMRTVALFSNIDEKFGIDPNYWFSTITDKIELLKEVEDFVANSLLNQIESEKSEANFHLLIFSLLSVFGVAITMILARTIAFTILIDVGSVRAGVEEFFAFINFEKEDIKLIDVNSKDELGNMARIINKNIENTKANIQKDRALIADTIRVANSINKGYLNQEIEASSNNPALNDLKNIINEMLNTLNSNISNILNVLTSYSKLDFRPKLKDNELEGIIKELENDINILRDVITKTLLDNKKIGLTLQDNANILSQNMKHISNSANTQAASLEETAASLEEITSNITNNTQTTAKMSDYGQRVKTSIAIGQDLANKTVKSMDDINSEALAISEAITVIDQIAFQTNILSLNAAVEAATAGEAGKGFAVVAGEVRNLANRSAEAAKRIQELVENAQDKAKDGKQIATEMIEGYAELNENISTTIDLIQNVTTASKEQNSGMVQINSAVNSLDQITQKNAQNANIANDIAQKTLEISKEILDQVNQKTFEGK
- a CDS encoding DUF2721 domain-containing protein yields the protein MITNSEIGTISSMIQLSVAPVFLLAGVAGLLNVFTGRLVRIIDKVDKLDKFELDKKEKKEINSELKAMIKNRRDFLTMRMNNTNRAIFFGTTTGLLVALVIITIFLSSFLEFSHTSFIAILFILSMSSLVISLILFLRELFYTTKFINNKESYIP
- a CDS encoding ribonuclease H family protein, whose protein sequence is MKIDLEFLSLIEYNGTLNQKQFDILGIKKDDENNWKNLAVLQDITKNNKNLLMLLKGIKDLGSQEQVIKNYHMVLQYNNIEAKVYKSVESKKTNSDILQIFCDGASKGNPGNSGSGVVIFYKNQNPTLLYGDFKEEATNNIAELTALLKALKIASLNITENKITIYADSKYAIDCISTWAYSWKRNGWSKKGGEIKNLDIIIEAHELYLKIKDSVILEHIKGHSGNIGNELADIMANISIKERSIEYKEFVYKNLNDVLKIKI